One region of Centropristis striata isolate RG_2023a ecotype Rhode Island chromosome 3, C.striata_1.0, whole genome shotgun sequence genomic DNA includes:
- the si:ch211-161c3.5 gene encoding uncharacterized protein C3orf18 isoform X1, which produces MAVTAAAKTTTSFLSTTATATAIPFLSTSKSARENVTSRTTLMTVTITTANETSSNATTFPGAVVEGSGMGMVLLPFGIITVIGLAVAIMLYIRKRKRLEKLRHQLMPMYNFDPAEEQDDLLEQELLDHGRDGSLTGPNAKTLTTSQGTTQRPSRLVFTDVAKALNA; this is translated from the exons ATGGCTGTAACTGCTGCAGCTAAGACAACTACAAGTTTTCTCTCCACAACTGCCACGGCCACCGCAATCCCCTTCCTCTCCACGAGCAAGAGCGCCAGAGAGAATGTCACCTCCAGGACGACTTTAATGACTGTTACCATAACGACAGCGAACGAGACCAGCTCCAACGCCACCACGTTTCCAGGGGCCGTGGTCGAGGGCTCGGGGATGGGAATGGTGCTCCTACCCTTCGGCATCATCACCGTCATTGGCTTGGCAGTGGCAATT ATGCTGTATATTCGGAAACGGAAGCG GTTGGAGAAGCTGAGGCACCAGCTCATGCCCATGTACAACTTCGACCCGGCTGAAGAACAAGACGACCTGCTGGAACAGGAGCTGCTGGACCACGGCCGGGACGGCAGCCTGACGGGCCCCAACGCCAAG ACCCTCACCACCTCCCAGGGGACCACGCAGCGGC
- the si:ch211-161c3.5 gene encoding uncharacterized protein C3orf18 homolog isoform X2, with the protein MAVTAAAKTTTSFLSTTATATAIPFLSTSKSARENVTSRTTLMTVTITTANETSSNATTFPGAVVEGSGMGMVLLPFGIITVIGLAVAIMLYIRKRKRLEKLRHQLMPMYNFDPAEEQDDLLEQELLDHGRDGSLTGPNAKF; encoded by the exons ATGGCTGTAACTGCTGCAGCTAAGACAACTACAAGTTTTCTCTCCACAACTGCCACGGCCACCGCAATCCCCTTCCTCTCCACGAGCAAGAGCGCCAGAGAGAATGTCACCTCCAGGACGACTTTAATGACTGTTACCATAACGACAGCGAACGAGACCAGCTCCAACGCCACCACGTTTCCAGGGGCCGTGGTCGAGGGCTCGGGGATGGGAATGGTGCTCCTACCCTTCGGCATCATCACCGTCATTGGCTTGGCAGTGGCAATT ATGCTGTATATTCGGAAACGGAAGCG GTTGGAGAAGCTGAGGCACCAGCTCATGCCCATGTACAACTTCGACCCGGCTGAAGAACAAGACGACCTGCTGGAACAGGAGCTGCTGGACCACGGCCGGGACGGCAGCCTGACGGGCCCCAACGCCAAG TTTTGA